In Thermodesulfovibrio aggregans, the following proteins share a genomic window:
- a CDS encoding Uma2 family endonuclease, translated as MAEAVLKKKKFTYQDYLNLPDELRHELIEGDLIITPSSNIKHQRISRKIEFLVERYVTENSLGEVFDAPCDVYLDDENVVQPDIFFISKERASIIGEKKHSGSTRPCNRDTL; from the coding sequence ATGGCTGAGGCAGTCTTAAAAAAGAAAAAATTCACCTATCAGGATTATCTTAACCTTCCAGATGAATTACGACATGAACTCATTGAAGGAGATTTAATCATTACACCTTCATCGAATATTAAACATCAGAGAATTTCAAGAAAAATTGAATTTTTAGTTGAAAGATATGTTACTGAAAATTCTCTTGGTGAGGTTTTTGATGCACCCTGCGATGTTTACCTCGATGATGAAAATGTTGTTCAGCCTGACATATTCTTCATATCAAAGGAAAGAGCTTCTATCATAGGAGAAAAAAAACATTCAGGGAGCACCAGACCTTGTAATAGAGATACTCTCTGA